In a genomic window of Chloroflexota bacterium:
- a CDS encoding NAD+ synthase, translated as MSANLLINTDLAKTILTGFIHSEITRSGFSRAVIGLSGGIDSALSCVLAAEALGPENVLAVRMPYKSSSLDSLEDAQRVIEKMGVQSLTVPITEMVEPLFERFPDANAMRRGNIMARARMIVLYDQSEAFGGLVVGTGNKTEILLGYSTLYGDSACALNPIGDLYKTQVRQLSVALGVPDSIINKPPSADLWAGQTDEDELGFTYEEVDKLLHLIVDERYSPSECVEAGFPQEFVHKVIERIRRNQFKRLLPPIAKLSNRTIGYDFLYLRDWGT; from the coding sequence ATGAGCGCAAATTTGCTAATTAACACCGATTTAGCGAAAACCATCCTGACAGGCTTTATTCACAGCGAAATTACGCGCAGCGGATTCAGCCGGGCGGTGATCGGTCTCTCCGGGGGGATTGATTCAGCCCTGAGCTGTGTGCTGGCCGCCGAAGCCCTCGGCCCGGAGAATGTCCTGGCGGTGAGGATGCCCTACAAATCTTCCTCGCTGGATTCGCTCGAAGACGCCCAGCGCGTCATCGAAAAAATGGGTGTACAATCGCTGACCGTGCCGATTACCGAGATGGTCGAGCCGCTTTTTGAGCGTTTCCCGGATGCCAATGCCATGCGCCGCGGCAATATCATGGCGCGTGCCCGCATGATCGTACTCTACGACCAGTCGGAGGCCTTCGGCGGGCTGGTGGTCGGCACGGGTAATAAAACCGAAATTCTGCTGGGGTACAGTACCCTCTATGGTGATTCGGCCTGTGCCCTCAACCCGATTGGCGATCTGTACAAAACGCAGGTACGCCAGCTCTCGGTTGCGTTGGGCGTCCCTGATTCCATCATCAACAAACCCCCCTCCGCCGACCTGTGGGCTGGTCAAACTGATGAGGACGAACTCGGTTTCACCTACGAAGAAGTGGACAAGCTGCTTCACCTGATCGTGGATGAACGCTACAGCCCCTCCGAATGTGTGGAAGCCGGTTTTCCGCAGGAATTTGTCCACAAGGTGATTGAGCGCATCCGGCGCAATCAGTTTAAACGTCTCCTGCCGCCGATTGCCAAACTCAGCAATCGCACCATTGGCTACGATTTCCTCTATCTGCGTGATTGGGGAACGTAA
- a CDS encoding carbon-nitrogen hydrolase: MKQTIALAQIDTRLGDVQANLEKHLAYAERARAAGASLLVFPELSLTGYALQDIASTVSHRPIPEDEIFAPLLEASRDLDMVVGFVDEDQRHRFYIAGAYLSGGNVLHVHHKVYLPTYGLFDEGRFFAWGDSIEAFETPLGGAGIAICEDFWHASPPYLLWLDGADILIFTSASPGRGLSDEPKLESARWVEHINEAYASLFTSFTVHANRVGYEDGLNFWGGSTVFDPNGNLLVRGPYHEEALVIAEIDLNQLHRTRARLPILRDERTGLVQRELTRIISQKC; encoded by the coding sequence ATGAAACAAACCATCGCTCTCGCCCAAATTGACACCCGCCTCGGCGACGTGCAGGCCAACCTTGAAAAACATCTAGCCTACGCCGAACGCGCCCGTGCTGCCGGAGCCAGCCTGCTGGTTTTTCCCGAACTCTCGCTGACCGGTTACGCCCTGCAAGATATTGCCTCCACCGTCTCGCACCGCCCTATCCCCGAAGACGAGATTTTTGCCCCCTTGCTGGAGGCCAGCCGCGACCTCGATATGGTTGTCGGCTTTGTGGATGAAGACCAACGCCACCGCTTTTATATCGCCGGGGCCTACCTTTCGGGTGGCAACGTGCTGCATGTGCATCACAAAGTGTATCTGCCTACCTATGGCTTGTTCGACGAGGGGCGTTTCTTTGCCTGGGGCGATTCGATTGAAGCCTTTGAGACCCCGTTGGGTGGCGCGGGCATCGCCATTTGTGAAGATTTCTGGCACGCCTCGCCGCCCTACCTGCTCTGGCTGGATGGCGCTGACATCCTGATTTTCACCTCCGCCTCGCCGGGGCGCGGTCTGAGCGACGAACCCAAGCTCGAATCGGCGCGCTGGGTAGAACACATCAACGAGGCCTATGCCAGCCTGTTCACCAGTTTCACAGTACACGCCAACCGCGTGGGCTATGAAGACGGCCTCAATTTTTGGGGCGGCTCGACGGTTTTTGACCCCAACGGAAATCTGCTGGTGCGCGGCCCCTATCACGAAGAAGCCCTGGTGATCGCCGAAATTGACCTCAACCAACTGCATCGCACGCGCGCCCGCCTGCCGATTTTGCGCGACGAGCGCACTGGCCTGGTGCAGCGTGAGTTGACGCGCATTATCAGCCAAAAATGTTGA
- a CDS encoding alpha-glucosidase, whose protein sequence is MGDIPWWKTTTIYQIYPRSYKDSNGDGIGDLRGIISKIDYIRELGFETIWLSPFFDSPQEDFGYDIRDYRGIAPEYGTLEDAEELIAEIHARGMRVIFDLVMNHTSAQHPWFQQSRQSCENPHRDWYIWQRGRGQRPPNNWQAMVGGSGWHYDQATQEWYYASFLPFQPDLNYRNPAVRQTMLEIARHWLDKGVDGFRLDIFHTVYKDAQFRDNPFSLHYIPHRDQAGFFQRWLHHQHQPETFALARDLRNMAAGYPDERMLIGEVFGEDNALKKYLGAQVDGLNLVFLWQLLKTKPRAQFFREVIAHHEREYPEPYTPVYVYGNHDQKRIRSKVGADPRIAQLLALIQFTARGVPVVYYGEEIGMQEVAIPAKQAKDPLAHQYAWVPSWLADALGLYVNRDGCRTPMQWDSSPNAGFTPESAQPWLPVHENYETTNVSAQQGNPDALLETYRNLLRLRRDNKILQQGSLRLWGEEIGKDVLAYERILGDERVVVAINWGRKAAKFPLLKNCEKVLLTVGNIQIETRMLPPLSGVALKI, encoded by the coding sequence ATGGGTGATATTCCCTGGTGGAAAACCACCACTATCTATCAGATTTACCCCCGCTCGTATAAAGACTCCAATGGCGACGGCATTGGAGATTTGCGCGGCATCATCTCGAAAATAGATTACATCCGCGAATTGGGCTTCGAAACGATCTGGCTCTCGCCCTTCTTTGACAGCCCGCAAGAAGATTTCGGCTACGACATCCGCGATTACCGCGGTATCGCCCCGGAATATGGCACGCTGGAAGATGCCGAAGAATTGATCGCCGAAATCCACGCCCGCGGGATGCGTGTGATTTTCGACTTGGTAATGAACCACACCTCGGCGCAGCACCCCTGGTTTCAGCAATCACGCCAAAGTTGCGAAAATCCACACCGAGATTGGTATATCTGGCAACGCGGGCGCGGCCAGCGTCCCCCCAATAACTGGCAGGCTATGGTCGGCGGCTCTGGCTGGCATTATGACCAGGCCACTCAAGAATGGTACTACGCCAGCTTTTTGCCTTTCCAGCCCGATCTCAACTACCGCAATCCCGCCGTGCGCCAAACCATGCTCGAAATTGCGCGCCACTGGCTCGACAAGGGCGTGGACGGCTTTCGGCTGGATATTTTCCATACCGTCTACAAGGATGCCCAATTTCGGGACAATCCCTTTTCGCTGCATTACATTCCCCACCGCGACCAGGCCGGATTTTTTCAACGCTGGCTGCATCACCAGCACCAGCCAGAGACCTTCGCCCTGGCGCGCGATCTGCGCAACATGGCCGCGGGCTACCCCGACGAGCGCATGTTGATCGGCGAAGTTTTTGGCGAAGATAATGCACTCAAAAAATATCTCGGCGCGCAGGTTGATGGGCTAAATCTGGTTTTCTTATGGCAGTTATTGAAAACGAAGCCGCGGGCGCAGTTTTTTCGGGAGGTGATCGCGCATCACGAGCGCGAATATCCCGAACCCTATACGCCGGTGTATGTGTATGGAAATCACGACCAAAAACGGATTCGCTCGAAGGTGGGAGCCGACCCGCGGATAGCACAACTTTTGGCGCTGATCCAGTTCACCGCGCGCGGCGTCCCGGTGGTGTACTACGGCGAAGAGATTGGCATGCAAGAGGTGGCGATTCCTGCGAAGCAGGCCAAAGACCCGCTGGCGCATCAATATGCCTGGGTACCCTCTTGGCTGGCCGACGCCCTGGGGTTATACGTCAACCGTGATGGCTGCCGCACCCCCATGCAATGGGATTCTTCGCCCAATGCCGGATTCACCCCCGAGAGCGCGCAACCCTGGCTGCCCGTGCATGAGAACTATGAAACCACCAATGTGAGCGCGCAACAGGGAAACCCCGATGCATTGCTGGAAACCTACCGCAATTTGCTGCGTCTGCGCCGTGATAATAAAATTTTGCAACAAGGCAGCCTACGCTTGTGGGGCGAAGAAATCGGCAAAGATGTACTGGCCTACGAGCGCATTCTGGGGGATGAACGTGTGGTGGTAGCCATCAATTGGGGACGCAAAGCCGCCAAATTCCCCTTGTTGAAGAATTGCGAAAAAGTTCTCTTGACGGTAGGCAATATTCAGATTGAAACAAGGATGCTGCCGCCGCTTTCTGGCGTGGCGCTAAAAATCTGA
- a CDS encoding MBL fold metallo-hydrolase, producing the protein MNIHFHGAAQTVTGSQHLLEINGRKLLLECGLFQGRRSETYERNRHFHFDPKDLDAVILSHAHIDHSGNLPHIVKDGYEGPIYATKATAHLVNLMLMDSGHIHESDAAYLNKKRARRGQPPIEPLYTQVDAAHVAQYTVGVPYDEQFEVIPGVTAHFVDAGHILGSAAVALDIQEGSRSYRLWFSGDIGRRDMPLLRDPVLPSNADYLLMECTYGDKAHRDPQLAFDEFRKVVTETTARGGKVIIPAFAVGRTQELVYYLHQMVDSGDTPRVPVFVDSPLAVNASDIFRAHPEVFDEETREFMRNDKHNAALGFEMLTYTRSVEESKAINLIEGPAIIISASGMAETGRILHHLRNNIENPLNTILIVSWQAPHTLGRRLAERQEQVKIFGEVYHRRARIETIGGLSAHAGQSMLIEYATAVKDQVKKVFLVHGEARGAQPLMEKLKESGLSEVYFPEPHTFFEV; encoded by the coding sequence ATGAATATTCATTTCCACGGGGCAGCCCAAACCGTAACCGGATCGCAACATTTACTTGAAATCAATGGTCGTAAATTACTGCTGGAATGTGGTCTGTTCCAGGGGCGCCGCAGTGAAACCTACGAACGCAACCGGCATTTCCATTTTGATCCCAAAGATTTAGATGCCGTCATTCTTTCACACGCCCATATCGATCACAGCGGTAACCTGCCACATATCGTCAAAGATGGCTACGAAGGCCCCATTTACGCCACCAAAGCCACCGCGCATCTGGTCAACTTGATGCTGATGGATTCAGGCCACATTCACGAATCGGATGCAGCCTATCTAAATAAAAAACGCGCCCGGCGCGGACAGCCCCCCATTGAGCCGTTGTACACTCAGGTAGACGCCGCGCATGTTGCCCAATATACTGTTGGGGTTCCTTATGACGAGCAATTTGAAGTCATCCCTGGCGTGACGGCGCATTTTGTCGACGCCGGGCATATTCTAGGCTCGGCTGCGGTGGCGCTCGACATCCAGGAAGGCAGTCGTTCATATCGTTTATGGTTCTCAGGGGATATTGGACGCCGGGATATGCCGCTACTGCGCGACCCTGTGCTACCCAGCAATGCCGACTACTTGCTGATGGAATGCACCTACGGCGACAAAGCCCACCGCGACCCCCAACTGGCATTTGATGAATTTCGAAAAGTGGTTACTGAAACTACAGCCCGCGGGGGCAAAGTCATCATCCCTGCCTTTGCTGTCGGACGCACACAAGAACTGGTGTATTATCTCCACCAAATGGTAGATAGCGGCGACACGCCGCGCGTGCCAGTATTTGTGGATAGCCCCCTGGCAGTCAATGCTTCGGATATATTCCGCGCTCACCCCGAAGTTTTTGATGAAGAAACCCGCGAATTTATGCGCAATGACAAGCACAATGCCGCGCTTGGCTTTGAAATGCTCACGTATACGCGCTCTGTCGAAGAATCGAAAGCCATCAACTTGATCGAAGGCCCGGCAATCATCATCTCGGCCTCGGGCATGGCCGAAACTGGCCGCATCTTGCACCACCTGCGCAATAACATCGAAAACCCGCTCAACACTATTCTGATTGTTTCCTGGCAAGCACCGCACACCCTCGGGCGGCGACTGGCTGAACGCCAGGAGCAAGTGAAAATCTTCGGGGAGGTATACCACCGCCGAGCCAGGATCGAAACCATCGGCGGTCTCTCGGCGCACGCCGGACAATCCATGCTGATTGAGTACGCCACAGCGGTGAAAGATCAGGTGAAAAAAGTTTTCCTTGTACATGGGGAGGCGCGCGGCGCGCAACCCCTGATGGAAAAGCTCAAAGAAAGCGGGCTTTCCGAAGTTTATTTCCCGGAGCCGCATACATTTTTCGAAGTGTAA
- a CDS encoding SPFH/Band 7/PHB domain protein — translation MLAQQDLVAAGGFLTCLIGGVVVLALVFIASAIKIIPEYQRLVVFRLGRCVGAKGPGIIFLIPMIDRGVRADLREQVREIPHQTAITADNAGISIDFIWYYRILDAVESVLQVGNFESAAQGMATTTLRAVIGGIQLDEVLVEREHINNMLRTRLDEVTERWGVKVTNVEIREIIPPREIQDAMNRQMTAERVRRALVTESSGERDAAINVAEGQKQAEILKAEGQKQSAILEAEGAKEAQLLHAEGYASALNMIFSSAQNIDQKTMTLQYFEMLKDLGGSAATKYIFPMEFTSLLSDFVKGQK, via the coding sequence ATTTTAGCCCAACAAGACCTGGTCGCCGCAGGCGGTTTCCTGACCTGCTTGATTGGCGGCGTGGTCGTTCTAGCGTTAGTGTTTATCGCCAGCGCCATCAAGATCATTCCAGAATATCAACGCCTGGTGGTCTTCCGCCTGGGACGTTGTGTGGGCGCCAAGGGGCCGGGGATTATCTTCCTGATCCCGATGATTGACCGCGGGGTGCGCGCCGATCTGCGCGAGCAGGTGCGCGAAATTCCACACCAAACCGCTATCACCGCCGATAACGCCGGCATCTCGATTGACTTCATCTGGTACTATCGCATTCTGGATGCGGTGGAAAGTGTGCTGCAGGTTGGCAACTTTGAATCAGCAGCCCAGGGCATGGCAACCACCACCCTGCGCGCCGTCATCGGCGGCATCCAATTGGATGAAGTGCTGGTAGAACGCGAACACATCAATAATATGCTGCGTACGCGTCTCGATGAAGTTACGGAACGTTGGGGCGTAAAAGTGACCAATGTGGAAATCCGCGAGATTATCCCACCGCGCGAGATTCAGGATGCGATGAACCGCCAGATGACGGCAGAACGCGTGCGCCGTGCATTGGTAACGGAATCGTCTGGTGAACGTGACGCGGCGATCAATGTGGCCGAAGGGCAAAAGCAAGCCGAGATTCTCAAAGCTGAGGGTCAAAAACAATCGGCTATTTTGGAAGCCGAGGGCGCCAAAGAAGCCCAACTGCTGCACGCCGAAGGCTACGCATCCGCGCTGAATATGATTTTCTCGTCAGCCCAGAATATTGACCAAAAAACCATGACGCTGCAATACTTTGAGATGCTCAAAGACCTGGGTGGCTCCGCAGCGACCAAATATATCTTCCCGATGGAATTCACCAGCTTGCTAAGTGATTTCGTCAAAGGGCAAAAATAA
- a CDS encoding MFS transporter: MKLQIPPALRHRKFAAYWAGLLFAWIGNQMLIWTIPWQIRDYTDNPLALGVIGLIRLAPTILFSLFAGIASDRFNRRKVLLVTQSVMGATALMLALLTLSGRLQLWHIYVLLVIHATTFIFDLPARYSLTPNLVPADVLPNALSVEIIGIQIGGIFGPIFSGLLIQGFGEQAAYLTSAVFFGVFAVMLLRMGDVSQQRLVSQRKGIDWAAIREGVRFTFQQPLILAGMILDFLATLLTRADSLMPYFARDILGVDGAAYGLLSAASMIGAVTAGLLISQIAVLHKQGKLLLTSITMIGAGAVVFGFSRNFYLSVAALMLVGAADSVSSIIRSAIRQLHTPDRLRGRMTSVNQIFFMGGPYLGDVKSGFLGGVIGVPLAVALGGFACILSAGWAARQWPQMRQYDGGVGN; encoded by the coding sequence ATGAAATTACAAATCCCGCCCGCTCTCCGTCATCGCAAATTCGCCGCCTATTGGGCAGGTCTGCTCTTCGCCTGGATCGGCAACCAGATGCTCATCTGGACGATTCCCTGGCAAATTCGCGATTACACCGACAACCCCCTGGCGCTCGGTGTAATTGGCCTGATTCGCCTCGCACCGACGATTTTATTCTCACTGTTCGCCGGAATTGCCTCTGATCGCTTCAATCGTCGCAAAGTGCTTTTGGTTACGCAGAGCGTAATGGGCGCAACCGCCCTGATGTTGGCGTTGCTCACATTGAGCGGCAGGCTGCAACTGTGGCATATTTATGTGTTGTTAGTGATTCACGCCACAACCTTCATTTTCGATCTTCCGGCGCGCTATTCCCTGACTCCTAATCTGGTGCCTGCCGATGTGCTGCCCAACGCCCTCAGCGTGGAAATTATTGGTATTCAAATTGGGGGTATTTTCGGCCCAATTTTTAGCGGTTTGCTGATCCAGGGCTTTGGTGAACAAGCCGCCTACCTCACTTCGGCGGTGTTCTTCGGCGTTTTCGCAGTTATGTTGTTGCGCATGGGCGATGTATCGCAACAGCGACTGGTATCTCAGCGCAAAGGCATCGATTGGGCTGCGATCCGCGAGGGTGTGCGTTTTACCTTCCAGCAACCGTTGATTTTAGCGGGCATGATTCTCGACTTTCTGGCAACATTGTTGACACGCGCCGATTCGCTGATGCCTTACTTCGCCCGCGATATACTCGGCGTAGATGGTGCCGCCTACGGACTGCTTTCTGCCGCCTCGATGATTGGCGCGGTTACCGCCGGATTGCTGATTTCGCAAATCGCCGTGCTGCACAAGCAGGGCAAGTTGTTGCTGACTTCTATCACCATGATTGGCGCGGGGGCGGTGGTCTTTGGTTTCTCGCGCAATTTCTATCTCTCCGTGGCCGCTTTGATGCTGGTCGGGGCGGCTGATTCGGTCAGTTCGATCATCCGCAGCGCCATTCGCCAACTCCATACTCCCGACCGACTGCGCGGGCGCATGACCAGCGTCAACCAAATTTTCTTCATGGGCGGACCATATCTCGGGGATGTGAAATCGGGCTTTTTGGGGGGCGTGATCGGTGTGCCTTTGGCGGTCGCGCTGGGCGGTTTTGCTTGCATCCTTTCGGCGGGCTGGGCGGCGCGGCAGTGGCCGCAGATGCGTCAGTATGATGGGGGAGTCGGGAATTAA
- a CDS encoding ribonuclease D, translating to MHIDDLPQPIFITRQHALSRLVDELSQETAIAVDTEANGLYAYREQVCLIQFSTSENDYLVDTLALDDLSPLGAIFANPEIEKIFHAAEYDLIILHQDYDFSIHNLFDTMLAARILGWEHVGLGSILKKQFGIHVDKKYQRANWGQRPLTSEMLRYAQVDTHFLLQLRQKLTGDLQARGRWELAQEDFLRYSKTDSLNHRNGKPDVWRIRGAHDLDSKKAAVLNELCRYRDKKARALNRPLFKVISDKALLSIAEAAPRSRGQLTHINNISDRQISWLGEGIIASVLRGLKADPITPPHKPRPSNDYLERVDRLRRWRIRKAKQWGVNSDVILPKDILYDLAEKNPTSKAAFDMILNSIPWRRQEFGEEIFNLLAAIQL from the coding sequence ATGCATATTGACGATTTACCCCAGCCTATTTTTATTACTCGGCAACACGCTTTATCTCGCCTGGTTGATGAATTATCGCAAGAAACAGCAATCGCAGTAGATACAGAAGCCAATGGCCTATACGCCTATCGCGAACAGGTATGCCTGATCCAATTTTCAACATCGGAAAATGACTATCTCGTAGACACCCTTGCACTGGACGATCTTTCGCCTTTGGGGGCCATATTCGCAAATCCAGAAATAGAGAAAATATTCCATGCCGCTGAATATGATTTGATTATTTTGCATCAGGATTATGATTTTAGCATCCACAATCTATTCGATACCATGTTGGCGGCCCGGATTTTGGGGTGGGAGCATGTCGGATTAGGTTCAATTCTAAAGAAACAATTTGGCATCCATGTGGATAAAAAATATCAGCGCGCCAACTGGGGTCAGCGTCCACTGACATCAGAGATGCTGCGTTATGCCCAGGTTGATACTCACTTCTTGCTGCAACTACGCCAGAAATTGACTGGCGATTTACAGGCCCGCGGCCGCTGGGAACTAGCCCAAGAAGATTTTCTACGCTACAGCAAAACAGACTCGCTCAATCATCGCAATGGTAAACCCGATGTCTGGCGCATCCGCGGCGCGCATGATCTTGATTCCAAGAAAGCCGCTGTATTGAATGAATTGTGCCGCTATCGCGACAAAAAAGCCCGCGCTCTCAATCGCCCATTATTTAAGGTGATTAGTGATAAAGCGCTCTTGTCTATTGCCGAGGCAGCCCCCAGATCACGAGGTCAGTTAACACATATCAACAATATTTCAGACCGGCAAATAAGCTGGCTGGGAGAAGGGATCATTGCCTCGGTGCTGCGAGGTTTGAAAGCTGATCCGATTACCCCTCCCCATAAACCACGCCCCAGCAATGACTATCTCGAACGCGTGGACCGCTTGCGCCGCTGGCGCATCCGCAAAGCAAAACAGTGGGGGGTAAATTCCGATGTAATTTTGCCAAAAGATATTCTTTATGATCTGGCAGAGAAGAACCCCACATCGAAAGCAGCGTTTGATATGATTTTGAATTCAATTCCCTGGCGGCGGCAGGAATTTGGTGAAGAAATTTTCAATCTTCTGGCCGCGATACAACTCTAG
- a CDS encoding ABC-F family ATP-binding cassette domain-containing protein, which produces MALITTHNITKSFDPIDIFSGLSLSIPHGARIALVGPNGIGKTTLLRIIAGEDPPSSGDVHRARGLTIGYLPQESVLESDSTLWEECAQPFTQLKEQAKELAQLEAQMSQPNPPDDIFERYGTLQEKFDHAGGYTYETRLRMVLTGLGFRDDEHHMPLEHLSGGQRTRALLARLLLEAPTLLVLDEPTNHLDIQAVEWLESYLRDWDGAALIVSHDRYFLDKVCNHIWEMSRTGFEAYRGNYSHYLQQRQERWERRAKTFEAEKARLEKDFDYIKRNMAGQNVIQAKGRLRRLSRQLQAIEQIGLDAMQGKNWSQIAESVNTTTSIMSVDEAHRSIKALQNPLQRPEALKFNLRASQRSGELVLRTYDLLIGYPGNELFEVPDLILNRLECAALIGPNGAGKTTFLKTILEQLPPLAGRVRLGASLDIGYFAQAHEELNPENTLIQEIEHVAPNMFVAEIRKYLARYLFTRDDVFKKIAVLSGGERGRLALAKLALSKNNLLLLDEPTNHLDIPAQEILQSVLNDYQGTIILVSHDRYLIDALASQVWEIDKNDGSLHLFKGTYTEYRTEQSKPAPADSLEVDSVPQNGSRREARSAKNRAQADLRRRQSRLKVVETRVAELEIQLGHIGDQLAAPPDDPQLVQRLGDDYVEIQNELHALIAEWESLHG; this is translated from the coding sequence ATGGCTCTCATCACCACTCACAACATCACTAAATCATTCGACCCCATCGACATTTTCTCTGGCCTGTCGTTGAGCATCCCGCACGGCGCGCGCATCGCACTGGTCGGCCCCAACGGGATTGGCAAAACCACCTTGCTCCGAATCATCGCCGGGGAAGACCCGCCCTCCAGCGGAGATGTGCACCGCGCCCGCGGCCTGACGATCGGTTATCTGCCCCAGGAGTCGGTTCTCGAATCCGACAGCACCCTATGGGAAGAGTGTGCCCAGCCATTCACCCAGCTTAAAGAACAGGCCAAAGAACTGGCGCAGCTCGAAGCCCAAATGAGTCAGCCCAACCCGCCCGACGATATTTTCGAGCGTTACGGCACGCTGCAAGAAAAGTTTGACCACGCCGGGGGCTACACCTACGAAACGCGCCTGCGCATGGTGCTCACCGGGCTGGGCTTCCGCGACGACGAACATCACATGCCGCTGGAGCATCTCTCTGGCGGACAGCGCACGCGGGCATTATTGGCGCGCCTGCTGCTCGAAGCCCCAACCCTGCTCGTACTCGACGAGCCGACCAACCACCTCGATATTCAGGCCGTAGAATGGCTCGAAAGCTACCTGCGCGACTGGGACGGCGCCGCGCTGATCGTCTCGCACGACCGCTATTTTCTCGATAAAGTCTGCAACCACATCTGGGAAATGAGCCGCACCGGTTTTGAAGCCTACCGCGGCAATTACAGCCATTACCTGCAACAGCGTCAGGAACGATGGGAGCGCCGCGCAAAAACCTTTGAGGCCGAAAAGGCGCGCCTGGAAAAAGACTTCGACTATATCAAGCGCAACATGGCCGGGCAAAACGTGATCCAGGCCAAAGGGCGTTTGCGCCGCCTGAGCAGGCAATTGCAAGCCATTGAGCAAATCGGGCTGGATGCCATGCAGGGCAAAAACTGGAGCCAGATCGCTGAAAGCGTGAATACCACCACCAGCATCATGAGCGTAGATGAAGCCCATCGCAGCATCAAAGCACTGCAAAACCCCTTACAACGGCCTGAAGCACTCAAGTTTAATTTGCGCGCCTCACAGCGTAGCGGCGAATTGGTGCTGCGCACCTACGACCTGCTCATCGGCTACCCTGGCAACGAACTTTTCGAAGTTCCCGATCTGATCCTCAACCGTCTGGAGTGCGCCGCACTGATTGGCCCCAACGGCGCCGGAAAAACCACCTTTCTCAAGACCATCCTCGAGCAGTTGCCGCCCCTCGCCGGGCGCGTCCGTTTGGGCGCCAGCCTCGATATTGGCTACTTCGCCCAGGCGCACGAAGAACTCAATCCCGAAAATACCCTCATTCAGGAAATAGAGCACGTCGCGCCAAATATGTTCGTGGCCGAAATCCGCAAATATTTGGCGCGTTACCTGTTCACGCGCGATGATGTTTTTAAAAAAATTGCCGTACTCTCTGGCGGCGAGCGCGGGCGGCTGGCGCTCGCAAAGCTAGCCTTGAGTAAAAACAACCTGCTCTTACTCGACGAGCCGACCAACCATCTCGATATTCCTGCTCAGGAAATTTTGCAATCTGTGCTCAACGACTACCAGGGCACCATCATCCTGGTTTCGCACGACCGCTATCTGATTGACGCCCTGGCCTCACAGGTGTGGGAAATTGATAAAAACGACGGCAGTCTACACCTTTTCAAGGGGACATATACAGAGTATCGCACTGAGCAAAGCAAACCCGCTCCAGCGGACTCGCTCGAAGTGGATTCTGTCCCCCAGAACGGATCCCGCCGAGAAGCGCGCAGCGCCAAAAACCGCGCCCAGGCCGACCTGCGCCGCCGCCAGTCACGTCTGAAAGTCGTTGAGACGCGTGTCGCCGAGTTGGAAATCCAACTCGGCCATATTGGCGATCAACTCGCTGCCCCGCCCGACGATCCCCAACTCGTCCAGCGTTTGGGCGATGACTACGTTGAAATCCAGAACGAACTCCACGCCCTGATCGCCGAATGGGAGAGCTTGCATGGGTGA
- a CDS encoding GNAT family N-acetyltransferase: protein MQTEVNTLPGSQIQILSATWRDLNELRNLETICFQQDAWPLIDLVGVLSFGNIVRYKAVLGEKMIGFVAGEQGREAGLGWIATFAVLPEYRRQGIGSALLDTCETALEAKRIRLTVRTGNTAAIQLYKKYGYQTVGLWPSYYRSGEDAVVFEKIYLE, encoded by the coding sequence ATGCAAACTGAAGTAAACACCCTGCCAGGTAGCCAGATTCAAATTCTTTCGGCTACCTGGCGCGATTTAAACGAACTGCGCAATCTGGAGACAATTTGTTTCCAGCAAGATGCCTGGCCGCTGATTGATTTGGTAGGGGTTTTATCGTTTGGCAATATTGTGCGCTATAAGGCCGTTCTCGGCGAAAAAATGATCGGGTTTGTGGCTGGTGAGCAGGGCCGGGAAGCTGGCCTGGGCTGGATCGCTACTTTTGCAGTATTACCCGAATATCGCCGTCAGGGCATAGGAAGCGCATTGCTGGATACATGCGAAACCGCTTTAGAAGCAAAGCGCATCCGTCTGACTGTGCGAACCGGAAACACAGCGGCTATCCAATTATATAAAAAATATGGCTATCAAACTGTAGGGCTTTGGCCCAGTTATTATCGCAGCGGGGAAGATGCTGTAGTTTTCGAGAAAATTTACCTCGAATAG